The following DNA comes from Hordeum vulgare subsp. vulgare chromosome 3H, MorexV3_pseudomolecules_assembly, whole genome shotgun sequence.
aacatgcatttctattgcaaccaaaaataccaggggctagagtaaacatccaagaacaactccctagttgacaactccgtcaaacgaagcacataataaatcctacgaaaaagacaagaggacaacatggcaaaatatcgcgtgaactaacttactcaaaagctaaaactaatagcatagaaaaatcccatggatttttctaccccgaaaacatataaaatatgtggggttgcgccacAAAATAAtgtcacacgtaaatgcgagaaaattacccgtacacgggaaaataaactagcggcaatccctacacgcaaaaatacaaatgaccgctctaaaatacatggcaatgggGTTCCTAAAATGTgaacatttctaatacggcattcgggctatatggtcttgcgcgaaaaataaatacggcgtctatcctatctagacaACATGTAAACCTAggcattcgacacgtcaaacaacgtcaaacaaataagcaagttttataaacggattctacgcgcaaaactacacgaaatccatatatagatcacctcgatccgacttacggaataaaagttacggtcGAAAGAATATACGctaatttttctgaaatttatcTAATTccgaaaattctaaaaaaaaCCTATCGGGCCGAATTGCCTAACGGGCCTAACAGGCAGCGGCGCTATTTGGTATAACGCGCCATGTGCGCCGGATAGagggcaggggggggggggggtggtgctcACCTTGGGCTGCCTGGAGCTGGCTTGGGCCGGAGGGGAGGCAACGCAGTGGATCTGGGCCGGCCTTGGCCCAGCCGAGCGGGGGGCGAGCGAGCTGGCCTCTGGGCCGCGACGGCTGGCGTCGGTCAACACGGGGGAGACTCGACACCGTGGGAGCccacgcgggggggggggaggggagcgAGCGAGACGCCGCGGCGGCTGGCGCTCTGCACAGGTTCGCGGGGAGGCCTGATGCCTCGGTCAACGCCCCGTCCCGATCGGACCTGGCTCGATCCAGATCGAGCGGAACGAGCCGACCGGCTGCGGGATCGATGCCTCGATCGAAGGAGGCGGCATGAATCTGGCAGCGAGGTAAACAACGCAGGCGGGGGAATCTGGGGACGCGACACTCGCGGCTCGAGGATCGAGCGAAGCTGGCGGCGGGGACGGCTCGCGATCGAGGGAAGGCTGGCGCCTGCAGGGTCTCTCTCGTGCTGGCTGCCTAGCAGGGAAAACTAGGTGGCTAGGAATGGATCTGGCGCCTGATTGGGGTGGAGGAAAAAAAACGAGGAAGAAGACCAGGTGGTTTGCGGCGGCGGCGCTGATAGGACAGGGGAGAATTTCTAGGGTCTCTGTCTATTTGAGCTAGGGTAGTCTATAAAGCTAGTGGGTTAGGTATAGAGGCATTTGGACCTTTCGATTTAGATCGCGTGGTCCAAATAATTAGggtagggagtccaatggacaaaccgaagatGATTTACAGTAAAACCGGGTTGatctggacccaacggtcacgagcacccggttcgggtttcgggaggtctCCGGACTAGGCTACGCGTATGGTCGGagcactgtgtagaggggctcagcagggatgagagggaaaacgggcgacgcatcaacaatttttaaaacaccgacaaccgtccgacggtagaccgaatacggtgctgctacggtcgaccgttcgggtaccagacgaactccgatcgcgacgaaattcgacaggcggcctagctataactaatcacgaccgcatgccaagtctcacctcgattagagaaagttttcaacacactttttaaaaacagggatttgacgatgccgcaggcgcgtgcgtgtgcggtcgggctcagaacggacaacgacgtgaaccggcaactaacaacggatgcaagtttgaaaactggcggcaacggagatgccgatacaatgcagatgatgcgaatgatgctatgatgacgcgacaaaaggaaatagacacacgacgaaaacagaatgaagggggaatcttctggaatgtcggcatcgggctgtcacacgcatCTCGGGTGCTCTCTCACCTCCAGCTGCTGCTCGAGCCTGTCGGCCGACGATGAATCCGGCAGTCCCGGTCGTCGTCACGGGCACCACACACCACCTGTCCCCCTGAGCCATGGGGACGACTCTTGGCGATGCGGCGAAGCATCTGTGGCTGGTACCGGGCTACTCGTGGTGGTCCTTGCCGACGTTGTTCCGGCCCCGACGACGTTGCGCTCGCGCCCCTCCGGTGTCTTTCGCTGTCGGCGTCCCCTTCCGGGCATCTCCGGTCTCGGTGGACGGGTAGCTGCGTTCCTTCCAGCTCACTCCGTTCGTCGATGTCCTGACGGCTATGGCCACAACAACTTGGATCTGCGTGCCTCCAGTCCTCGCTTGTCGGCGTTGCTTGACATCGTCGCCTCAGAACCACCGCGTTGTTCGCCTTGCTGCCCGCCCTACCATGTACGCCTCAAAGCCTCCACCTTTTGCCTGATCCTACGCTCATGGGTTCGGTGGAACCCTCCGTCGGCAGGTGCAGCCCCGCCAACCCCTTCCTATCTTGGTGGTTCCGACCAGCGTTGGCCTCCCCATCTACGGTTCCGGATCCGGTGGCTATGGGATCGCTCAGCTTCAGGCCAGGGAGAGATCCCTGCTCGGCTTGCCGGTGCTGGCAGTGGCGGCGTCCGTGGGTGTCGTTTCCATCTTGGATGCGCTGTCAAGGTCTTCAGCTAAGCCCCTCTTCGAGctcaggggaaaccctaggtccGGGTTCTCCGGACCGGATAGTGACGGTGTCTCGATGTCGTATTCCTTCCTGAAGGCACTATCTTGTCGCTCGCGGTGTCCCCGGTTTTGGCTCAATAGATGTTGGAGTTCCTGTTGGTTTGGCATCATcgcttttggtttgggtttggttggTTTAGTTGTGTTGTATCCTCTTTACGGGTCGAGCATTCCTTGTCTCTCTGCTCCGGACATCATGTTCGCGTCTGTCCGCATCCATGTCATGTTTTGTACCTGTATGTACTCTTTCTGTTTCTTTCATCAATGGAATGGAATGATATGCAAGCATTGCGTATTcgtgaaatgaaaaaaaaacctgAAGGGACGACCTTCACCATCTACGCGCGCTATATATAGATCCGCCCCTATACTttgcctaagagcatctccaacagccgcgctacgcgccgcgcccaaaaaatgcatttgccgcgcgcgcttcggctgatTTAGCGCGGGGACAGGCGCTGGcttcaacagccgcgctataatgcagcgcgcgcgccgctccagcagtgcccaaaaatgcagcgcgcacaATATTTTTTTAATACATAGATTGCATTCAAATAAAAAGGATACAAAGTTTATATTATAACTAGATAGGTAGTTGGAAAACATAGATAGTTATTTGGCGCTATATAGTtcgaaaacatataaaaaaaaACTAATCCCAGTCGCTCCAGTCATCTgcaccatcgtcgtcgtcgttggtgtcgtcagagGTCGACAGCCAGCAGTCCAACCAACGctcatcttcttcagtgaagaaggacctcccgcctgcattgacgaggTCGGCCTGCGCACACGCCAACGCCTTCCGACGACGCCTATCCAAacgctcctcgcggcgccggcgcgtgtcctcctcgcggcgACTTGCCCAATATTgctgctcgtaggcgacgtcctccgggtggcgccgacgccactccgccatgacccgctcgtcctcctgggcgacgaggaggcggcgctgcagcgCATTGTGCTCCGCACGATCTTGTGCGGAGTTCagacgaggcggcggggcgaggTCTAACGCCTGCTGGAGCGTCTGGACGTCCTGGAAATTCATTTGGCGGCGCGGCCTacctaggcgccacgccgccgcgtcgaacgcgcgggcggcctcgtgcgccaTGTCGTATGTTCCGAGGCTAAGCCGtagatcgccggagcgtatctcggcgtagaaGGCGCCGTGGGGGCGCTGGCGGACGTcgcggtagcccgacgcagaacggcggcgcgacggcatggtggcgcgtcGGGCGGCGGTGCGCTGGAGTGGCGGCGGAGCgctggggcggcggcggagcgctggggcggcggcggcgcgagaggcagagagagagagagagcgcgcgtGGAGCGGTGGCGCGAGGGAGCGCGCGCTGCCTTTTATAGGCGCGCGGGAGGCGGCGCCGCAAAAATGGCGCGCGAGAGGCGGCGCCGCAAAAATGGCGCGCGAGAGGCCGCCATTTCGCGCGCGCGCAAGCGGTTCCCGCGCGCGGTTTTTCCGCCGCCGCTGGAGCGCGCCTTTCTGCACCGTGCGCGGTAAAACTGATATTTAGCGCGCGCGCCTTtttgcgcggctgttggagatgctctaagacaaGTGCATGCACACGTAAGGAATATGCAAAGGGTACCTCTGGTTCCGGGCGCAGCGCAGGCGGCTTCCGACCTGTCCGCGCTGTAGCTGTAGTGCAGCTAGGCCTGCTGCGTGCTCGCCGTCAGAGCCCCGCCTGCGAAGCAGCAGCAGACACACAAtacctcttgcccctaccactgaTTGGGAGTTCGGCATGGATTACACCACAAGGTTTCACGTCAATTTCAGTGTCCACAAGTGACCCTTCTCGTCAGATTACCATCACACGGGATGTCTTTTTACCTGTGCTGCCGTGAAGGCGTGAACCATTTTCAACTGAAACTGGACGCGCTGAACGGCTAAGACAGCAATCAGTACAGTCTACAAAGGATTATAGATTTTCGAAATGCCGCGGTTTCAGAAGGAGAAATAACAGGTGAGACTTCACGTTGTCACCAGGCGGTCCTTCAGATAATAAACAAAAGGGAATCCTACCAGCCTTTGCTATAATCATACTATAAGTACGCGTTCCAGCCATGTATTGAGAGTTCATGGCTGTAGTATGTGTTCGTAAGAATTGGCGCCCATCGTCCCCATGTTGCATCCTGCATGACCGGTCGTCCAAATATGCATGAGCGAGGGTGTGACATCCAAATAAGCTGCATGCTCACGGCATATAAATGGGGTTGGTTTTCTGCCTTGAACAGCCATCTGTGATAAGTGTTTGTCGAGCCTTCTTTTTAAGCAAGTGAGATGCATTTTAACCTTTTTGGATGCGTACCTTGGTCTTTGAGAACTGAGATATTGGAGTAAACCAAGCGTAAATTTTGTTGAGCCCCCGCCCAACATAACCAAGTTAATAAATCTACTTGAAGAAGCTGCTCATCACTCGTTCCACCTTATCACCTTTCTAGGATTCACATGTATGAAACAACATAGAGGTAAGGACGGTGTGGTCATCTTCGGCTACGCCAATGACCCATCCAGCGGACCAGCTTAGTGACGGTCTCGCTGCTCCTTTTGGTCAGAGTGTGCTCAGTTAGAACGCCGCATTATTGCTTGTATATGTTGGTATGATGAAATGAGGAAACCATATCTCGAGAGGAGCGAATGCTTGGTACTCCTATTGAGTGTTGTGAGACTTCACCAAtaatttgatttttcttcttctgtgGTATGTATGGAATTTTCATTTGTATCATTGTATGCAATATTTTCTTGTGTCTCTTGTTAGCTACTTACTTCAGCTAACTTTCCGACCTCAGTCTGTATAATTCTCTTGATCAacattttttcctgatttattgtTAAGTCATGGAATTTGTAATAATGAGTGAAATCAGAATTATGCTCCATTCTCTAAGGAGGGGTCAATTTTATATGGGTTGGAGTGACGAGGGGTTGTATgatttttttcgaaaaggaggcatcgccccggcctctgcatcgagtgacgaGGGGTTGTATGATGGAACATACCGAAAGTTAAAGTGCTAAATTTATAGATCAAAATAAACTTTAGCATGTTAACCTGCTACAATTATTTAATTAACAATGCAAGGTACATGTAGGAATTGTCATCAGGCTCTTTTCTTTGTTTCTTATTCGCATGTTGGCATGTTGCCTTGCTTATTTCTTTGTTTCTTATTTTTGGGTTGTATGATGGAACATACCGAAAGTTAAAGTGCTAAATTTATAGATCAAAATAAACTTTAGCATGTTAACCTGCTACAATTATATCTAATTAACAATGCAAAGGTACATGTAGGAATTGTCATCAGGCTCTTTCCTTTGTTTCTTATTCGCATGTTGGCATGTTGCCTTACTCTACCGCTATGAGGGAATAGAGTACAAAAGACTTTGTCTTGGAGAACTCATAATGAAAAAAGCAAACAAAATCTAACCTCACAACTCAAGAAGACATGCAAAACCATTCAGAACATATTCATAACTCAATGTAACGAATTTTACCATATTCTCATTGTAGTAAGCTCCATCCAGCCCCCACCAAGGCAGCAGTTCTTCTGAATTACATGACATGGAAGGCAAAGCCTATTTGAGTTCCATCATATCTAAATGTTTAACACGCACAATACATATCATCATGTCCTTCTCTGAGGATCCCGACTGAGCCTGTGTttcctcaaagttttgatataatTTTGCGACGGACTGAATTTGCTAGAACCTAGATGGTACAAGTTGTGCAAATCATCGAAGAGTATCATGTGATCCAAAAGAGTCGCTATAGATGAGACTTGCAGAGAAAAAAATTGGATAATTCTCAGAGAAAACAAAAAGGTGGCACAACTAAATATTTTCCGCATGAGACATACTATTGTCCGAAATAGATAAATCTGTCATGAAATCTATTATAAAAAGAACATGACCTTGAAACTCCATAGTTTCCTATTGATTCAGCTGACATTATGTACTGAAAGTTCACGAATGCAGCATGTGTCGTATGAATTGGTATCCATCGCCCCAACGCTGCCTCTTGCATGACTGGTCGTCCAAATGTGTATGAGCTAGGTGTGATATCGAAGTAAGTTGCATGCTCGGGACATATAAATGGGGCCAACTTCTAGCCCTGGTCACTAATCTGCATCACTGTATGATTATACTAGTGTTTCCGGAGTCCTTTTTCGAAGCAAGTGAGATGTATTTAACATTTTTGAGTGTGTACCTTACTACTGGTCTCTGTGAGGTGAGATACTGGAGTAAACCAACTGCAATTTTTGTCGAATATGAGCATGCTTTTGTCATCACTAGGAGCACTGGCACCATCGCTGAGCTGGTGGATCAATTAGGATCAGTGCTCACCAGGAGCACCTTATAGAGTACAAACGATTTCATGTAGAATtcataggccctgtttggattcatgggttagagttagtttgGGTTAGTTTGGACTCAAATAACCCAAAAATATCCAAACAAAAGGGTTAGTTTGGGTTACCCAAAAATATCCAAACAGAAGGGTTAgtttgggttagatgcatctaacccatccaaaaaaACTAACCCATTCAAGAAGTGCTTATTTGGATTAGTTCTCCTCGGGACCACTAAAAACACCTTTAAAGAGGGTCCAAAGTAGTCAAATGATTGAGAAAGAGCAtttattgtcaatctaaccctgCCCCAAACACCTCTTTgattagagttagttcagggtagagtatccaaacagggccacagTGGTAGAATTCATAGTGGTCAAGAAAACAAATTCTAGCAGCACAACTCAAGAAAGACATACAATCTCATCACATATATATAAACTTAGTGTATTTTTTTTTACCATATTCTCAACGTCAACACAGTTCCAGGCTAAATTAAGAGATTCAGTGTAAGCATTCAGAAGCTCCATCGGGCAACAGTTTTTCTGAATTCCAGGACATGGTAGGCAAAGCCTATTTGAGTTCCGTCGTATCTACATGTTTAACACACGGAAATACTTATCATCATTTCCTTCTCTGAGGATCCCTACTAAGACCGTGTttcctcaaagttttgatataatTCCGCGACAGACTGAATTTGTTAGAACCCAGATGATGCAAGTAATCCCAAGTGAAGATCCCAGTCTTGTGCAAATCATCAAACAGTATCCTGTGGTCCAAAAGAGTCGCTATAGATGAGACTTGCAGACAAAAGTTTCTCAGAGATAGAGATGGTACAACTAACTATTTTCTGCATGAGTCATACTATTGTCTGAAgtagataaatctccatgaaatcTATTCTACAAAGAACATGACCCTCACCGGACTCCATAGTTTCCTATTGATTCAGCTGACATTATTCCAACATGTCGGCGCCCAAATATAACCTGGCATAATTTCAAGGGTTAAATACTTAGCAAACAACTAAGTACACACCACCAAAATATGCTAGTAATATTATAAAGGGGTATTGTTCAAGTTTTTGTAGGACAGGCCAACATTCCAGGGATAGCAAACAGCTCTAAACTTGCCATAGAAGCATCAGGCCCTCACCAACTTAAAAAAAAATGGTTTCCCCACTTCAAGTGGTGAAAAGGAATATAGAAAATACAGTAAAAATTTACCTTCTCGCCAGCTATTGATCTGATCTTGCTGTCAGCTGCTGGGCTGTAGACTCTGAGAAACTCAGCTGACAGATGGAATTTACTGCCATCTGCAAATTGAACCTCTACCTGAGAACAACCAGAAACATGGTTCAACTCACTGATATGAGATAGGACTTTTGCAGTAAGTTACTATCAGAGAGAAACAATTTCCTAGCAATTTTTGCAACCAACTTTATGTGCTAATGGTTATCACATTCAGACAATGCGAGTCTTTCTCTGTAACAAATTGCCGTGTGTAAATTTCTTTCAGTCATGGCAGATGCCTGATGCTTTAGGGTTGCAGACAGAACTAAGATTGAATATCAAGATCCTCTAGTGCTAGGTCACATTCCAATTCATCGTCAGATAATGATATCACAGAACGCTCCGTTAAATTGATCTGCCAAGCAGTCAAGTAGCAGATAGTAGGTACTACATGTGTAACTTTTCATGAGACATTTTTAGAGTCCATGACAATGTCAAAAAGCGTCTTATATTAAGTTACAGAGGGAGTAACTATTTACCACATGCTCCCtcggtcccaaaataagtgtcgctgctTTAGTACAAATTGTACTAAATTtgcgtcacttattttgggacagagggactaGATGTTTGCAGTTGCCAGGCAATGGAGATAACAGAATCTATTTCCGAATTCTGGATAAGCTCACTGAAACGCATATGGTACTGAAAATACGGTACAACTGGTCAGGAATGGATAACCAACCAATGCCAGATTCCAGAGCTCTCAGCAAGGAGAATGCGAGGCAAATGTCGCTTTCCCCCACCACTGATTGGGAGAGGGGCAGCTATGGACCGCACGGCAGGATTTCAGGTCAATTTCAGCGCTCGCAAGTGACACATTACCATCACACGGAATGTCTTTTCCCCTGAGCTGCCGTGAAGGCGTTAACCCTGGCATTTCAGCTGAAACTGGAAGCACTGGACGGCTAAGACGGCTAGACGACACCAACCAGAACGGGTTCCACCAACCAGCAGTAGCACAGAGGAGCAGGATTCTGGTAAATCGGAGGGGATCTGAGGAGGAGGAAAACGTCGCTGCAGGGAGAGGGGAGAAGGGGGGCAAGCGACTCACGGATTTCGGCGGGTGCAGCGCGAGCTTCTTGAGCCGCGGGGGCTGCGCCGCCGCCGCGTGGCACAGCCGCCGGGCCGccgcgcccgccctcgccgccgccatggaggaGAGGACTGACTAGCTCACACAGAAGCAGAAGCAGACGTCCGTGGCCGTGCGTCCCCGGCCAGGTGTGGAAGCGTTTTCTGTGGCCTACAAAGGCCCACGCCTTTCCCACTTTCCGCCTTCGCCGCCCAGCCCACTTGGAGCCACGAGGCAGGGGAGCATCTCGACTATCCATTCCACCCCTCCCTTCTCCCCGGCGACCGcaatgccgctgccgctgccgctggcgCAGGCGCAGGAGCTGCGGGACCGCCTCTCCGACCGCCTCCGCCCGTGGAGCCGCTCCGCGCAGTTCTGGGTCCGCGCCGTCGACATCTACGGCAGCTACAAGGTGCGTACGGCACGGACGCGCGCGCCAGGTGTTCGGTGGTATGCGTGTGAGCTCACGGCGTTTGGTTGGCTGGTTTGGTCGGTCTCCAGGTGTGCCAGCTCCGCACGGGGTTCGTCAAGGATGAGGAGGAGCGGGAGGCCATGTGGGAGCAGCAGCACGAGATCGGCGCCCAGAAGATGTACTCGCTCTGCTCCGAGCTCGGCGGCCTCTTCCTCAAGGTCCCTCCCTGCCCGCCGCTTTCCGTGTCCCCCCCCCTCTGATCGGGCGGCTTGCATATATACTTCTTGTATTAGACATCGAGGAATCGGAGGATGATTTTGAGAAGCTTCGCGGACTCCAGCAGATGCCACAGCCTAGCTACACTCACATTCTTTCTCTTGTTATTATTTCGATCAGGCTGCTCAGATTCTGGGCAAGCCCGATTTGGCGCCGACGGCCTGGGTGAAGAGGCTCGTTACATTGTGCGACAGGGCTCCGTCCACGCCGATCGAGGTTGTCAGAGGTGTTGTGGAGAAACAGTTCTGCAAGAGCTTTGATGAGATATTCGATTTCTTTGAAGTTGAGCCTGTTGGGTCTGCTTCTATTGCACAGGTTCGTGTTTAGGTACTTCTCTTGACTGTAAGGCCCGGTGAATCACAACATCAGGCCTCTGCATGATTTTTCTTTTCAGTCTTGGGCATATGCATGTGCCATTCGTTTCTTTGTGCCACTACATTTTATTGTAAGAATAATTGGGATAGCCTCTCACTCAATAGGCTTCGTATTTGGTTAGGTGCATCGTGCAAGGCTTAAATCATCAAAGACAGATGTTGCTGTCAAGGTACGACTTAGGATTGCAGATGTGTGTTCCATAAACAGTCGTTTCCTTATCTGATATGCTCTGATGTGCCCTAGTGGATCTGGTTCTATCCAGGTTCAACATCCAGGAGCTGAACAATTGATGCTGGTTGATATCCGGAACATGCAAGCATTTGCCTTGTTCTTACAGAAATATGACATCAATTTTGATCTGTTCTCCGCCACAAAAGAGATGGAAAAGCAGGTTTTTATTTAGTTCACTACTActtttgttgtttttttcttctcctggTATACTTTTCTCACCTGCTCTAAACCGTCTAGAAATATTGGGCATCTTGCAGTTTTTATTATTCTCTTTTTCGTAAATCAAGGCAGACTGGCCTGTATATTCAAATTTAATCATTTACTCTGTGATAAAAATGGGGTGTCATTTAAAGTCAATGGAGATTTTGCTATAAAATGATGGATCATATCCACGCATCACAAGTGGACTAAACTGGGCCATTAAGGCTATTTACTTACTGAAGTATAAATAGGTGCAATCTTAGTATTTAACATCTGGACCATTAGAAACAAGATAAGATAACCATTTGCTGGGACATTATTGGTGATTTTTTTTTTACAATTAGTATCCGATTGTAGCAGACAAGATATCTGTATACTGCGATGCATGAAGTTGCATAATGTGTCTCCTATACGAGTATGCTATGTGAGTGCCAGTTTGGTTCTTATGCGCCAAGAGATACGAGAAAGTACAATTTGTTTTCACAAGAATGTGCACCTTTTCTGAGATCAAAACTAATAATTTAACCGTTTTCTGCGAATTATTGATCTTTTGGGCTTCATTGTTTCCATAGATATGCTATGAGTTTGACTTTGTGCGAGAAGCGAGAGCAATGGAAAGAATACGAGAATTCTTACGTGTCAGCAATAAGAAACCTCCGGTTATGGTGCCTCGTGTGATTCCTGGAATGATTAGCAGGTACATTGTCATATCTTCTTAATCAGCCAAACctgtttttcagtttttactGAATCATACTTCTGCACCATAGTTACAAGTAAATAAAAAGCTTGCATCCTTCGGAAGGATTCATTAGAGAAGTTATAATGGGCCATCTGGTACTTGCAGACTTTGCCTCTGTTCCAAAAACGATATCCTCTGTGTGATGCTTCCTTACATATAATGAGTACTTGCATTAGTCTCTACTGGTCACTCGTCAGACAGGCATTAAATATGTCATGTGTAATTGATTTACCCTGTCTGTCGTTTAATCTATTATTTTTATTAATCTAGCTGTCCCTCTATCTGCCTTCCTCCAGCTGAATTATAATGTCTTGTCTGGTTAGGATTTTTGGAGTTCATGAGCGAATCACTATCCatcatgaatttatttatttttgccatTTCATCACATCAAAAGTGTATTGCTGATTTTATACCATGTGTTGTTATTCTTCTTGTACTGCAAATGTAGGAAATGTGTCATTGTGTATGAACTTATTTCCTTTTAGATAAATGAAAAGCTCATTAGCAAGTTAGGCACTTCATTTtttattgttattttgaaataGGATTGTGTTTTAGTCAATGAGTAATAGAGTTCTTACAACCGCACAAGACCTGCTTCGACACGCAGGGCGGTACACAACACCCTCCGACAGTACTGCGCAAGGCCATGGGCCACATATTGCtttttttctgaatattttgCCCTTTGATGTTGGACAGATCTCTGGCAATagtgatttcat
Coding sequences within:
- the LOC123445024 gene encoding uncharacterized protein LOC123445024: MAAARAGAAARRLCHAAAAQPPRLKKLALHPPKSVEVQFADGSKFHLSAEFLRVYSPAADSKIRSIAGEKVIFGRRHVGIMSAESIGNYGVRILFDDLHKTGIFTWDYLHHLGSNKFSLSRNYIKTLRKHGLSRDPQRRK
- the LOC123445022 gene encoding uncharacterized protein slr0889-like isoform X1 produces the protein MPLPLPLAQAQELRDRLSDRLRPWSRSAQFWVRAVDIYGSYKVCQLRTGFVKDEEEREAMWEQQHEIGAQKMYSLCSELGGLFLKAAQILGKPDLAPTAWVKRLVTLCDRAPSTPIEVVRGVVEKQFCKSFDEIFDFFEVEPVGSASIAQVHRARLKSSKTDVAVKVQHPGAEQLMLVDIRNMQAFALFLQKYDINFDLFSATKEMEKQICYEFDFVREARAMERIREFLRVSNKKPPVMVPRVIPGMISREVLVMEFIQGTPIMNLSNEMSKRGIDPAGKLAAMAKQKILTDLTLAYGQMILKDGFFHADPHPGNILICNNTEVALLDYGQVKEMPEDLRLAYANLVIAMADDDLLRTKESLSEFGFKTWSIADNELEELFQLSLRMFDTRLPPGVTVLSPFADDSSLNKVGVESFPEELFSVLRTIQLLRGLTVGMGLRFSCAQQWKPIAEEALLKAGRIKDVKSRRPRRSFLRRLF
- the LOC123445022 gene encoding aarF domain-containing protein kinase 1-like isoform X2 is translated as MPLPLPLAQAQELRDRLSDRLRPWSRSAQFWVRAVDIYGSYKVCQLRTGFVKDEEEREAMWEQQHEIGAQKMYSLCSELGGLFLKAAQILGKPDLAPTAWVKRLVTLCDRAPSTPIEVVRGVVEKQFCKSFDEIFDFFEVEPVGSASIAQVHRARLKSSKTDVAVKVQHPGAEQLMLVDIRNMQAFALFLQKYDINFDLFSATKEMEKQICYEFDFVREARAMERIREFLRVSNKKPPVMVPRVIPGMISREVLVMEFIQGTPIMNLSNEMSKRGIDPAGKLAAMAKQKILTDLTLAYGQMILKDGFFHADPHPGNILICNNTEVALLDYGQVKEMPEDLRLAYANLVIAMADDDLLRTKESLRVKRSVVPPFCKCQPFVPLLRFLEGHAPE